A portion of the Megalobrama amblycephala isolate DHTTF-2021 linkage group LG23, ASM1881202v1, whole genome shotgun sequence genome contains these proteins:
- the chrnb5b gene encoding neuronal acetylcholine receptor subunit beta-2, whose product MAALMASGLWFVALTVATVCCSEVEERLINYLLSPDRYNKLIRPAVNKSQQVTIAIQVSLAQLISVNEREQIMTTNCWLTQVWNDYRLMWDPEEYEGIRKVRLPSQHIWLPDIVLYNNADGTYEVSFYSNAVVSNNGEVAWLPPAIYKSACKIEVRDFPFDQQNCTLKFRSWTYDHTEIDLILLSDFASRDDFKPSGEWDIVSLPGRKNEDPNDVTYLDITYDFIIRRKPLFYTINLIIPCVLITSLAILVFYLPSDCGEKMTLCISVLLALTVFLLLISKIVPPTSLAVPLIGKYLMFTMVLVTFSIVTSVCVLNVHHRSPSTHTMPKWVKHYFLARFPAFLFMRRPGESNKREKFHRKHQQCSSSDLPAKCEADETDSTFFVNEDSAKHIGWRPGELQENTEFRKRMAVKCSADVEEAVKGVRYIADKLKSEDDDEGIVEDWKYVAMVIDRLFLWIFVLVCVTGTLGLFTQPLFKSYNTPTSDDL is encoded by the exons CTGTATGTTGTTCAGAGGTGGAGGAGCGGTTGATAAACTATTTACTCTCCCCTGACCGATACAACAAGCTGATCCGGCCAGCGGTCAACAAGAGCCAGCAGGTCACCATTGCAATCCAAGTGTCTCTTGCCCAGCTCATCAGTGTG AATGAAAGAGAGCAGATCATGACCACCAACTGTTGGCTTACTCAG GTATGGAATGATTACCGTTTGATGTGGGATCCAGAGGAGTATGAAGGGATCAGGAAAGTTCGCCTTCCTTCCCAGCATATATGGCTGCCTGACATTGTCCTGTACAACAA tGCTGATGGGACATATGAAGTGTCTTTCTACTCCAATGCGGTCGTGTCAAATAACGGCGAGGTTGCCTGGCTACCACCAGCCATTTATAAGAGTGCCTGTAAAATTGAGGTCCGGGACTTCCCCTTTGACCAGCAAAACTGCACACTCAAGTTCCGTTCATGGACTTATGACCACACAGAAATCGACCTTATCTTGCTGTCAGACTTTGCCAGTCGAGATGACTTCAAGCCAAGCGGCGAGTGGGATATTGTCTCCTTACCCGGTCGCAAAAACGAAGACCCTAATGACGTCACATATTTGGATATAACGTACGATTTTATCATCAGACGTAAACCGCTGTTCTACACCATTAACCTAATTATCCCCTGTGTTCTCATCACTTCACTGGCCATCTTAGTTTTTTACCTACCATCAGACTGTGGGGAGAAGATGACTTTGTGTATTTCTGTTCTTCTGGCCTTAACTGTCTTCCTCTTACTGATTTCCAAAATCGTACCTCCGACCTCACTCGCTGTGCCCCTCATCGGAAAGTACTtgatgtttaccatggtgttggtgactttttcaattgttacaagtgtgtgtgtgctgaatGTGCACCATCGGTCCCCAAGCACACACACTATGCCAAAGTGGGTTAAACACTACTTCCTGGCCCGTTTTCCTGCTTTCCTCTTCATGCGACGGCCAGGAGAGTCCAACAAACGCGAGAAATTTCACAGGAAGCACCAGCAGTGCTCTTCATCTGATCTCCCAGCAAAATGTGAGGCAGATGAGACTGATTCCACCTTCTTTGTCAATGAAGATTCCGCCAAGCACATCGGTTGGAGACCTGGCGAGTTGCAGGAAAACACAGAGTTTCGTAAGCGAATGGCGGTAAAATGCTCTGCGGATGTGGAGGAGGCTGTGAAGGGGGTCCGATACATTGCTGACAAGTTGAAGagtgaggatgatgatgaaggG ATTGTCGAGGATTGGAAATACGTGGCTATGGTGATTGACCGTCTGTTTCTGTGGATCTTTGTTTTAGTGTGCGTTACAGGAACCCTCGGCCTCTTCACGCAGCCGCTCTTCAAGAGCTATAACACACCCACCAGTGATGATTTGTAG
- the chrnb3b gene encoding neuronal acetylcholine receptor subunit beta-3b isoform X1 → MTLAVIGLFTLFTSIIGTTPAGREFVSLAEREDALLRDLFQGYQRWVRPVLHANHTVKVRFGLKISQLVDVDEKNQLMTTNVWLWEEWLDYKLRWNPENYGGITSIRVPSESIWLPDIVLYENADGRFEGSIMTKAIVRYNGMITWTPPASYKSACTMDVTFFPFDRQNCSMKFGSWTYDGNMVELVLVNQQVDRSDFFDNGEWEILSATGVRGSRRDGRFFYPYITYSFILKRLPLFYTLFLIFPCLGLSFLTVLVFYLPSDEGEKVSLSTSVLVSLTVFLLVIEEIIPSSSKVIPLIGEYLLFIMIFVTLSIIVTVFVINVHHRSSATYHPMSPWVRTLFLQRLPHLLCMRGNNDRYHYPELEPHSPDLKPRNKKGPEGEGQALINLLEQATNSVRYISSHIKKEHFIREVVQDWKFVAQVLDRIFLWAFLTVSVLGTILIFTPAVTMFLSTPPPPSP, encoded by the exons ATGACGTTGGCAGTCATTGGTCTTTTCACCCTGTTTACCAGCATCATCGGCACCACGCCTG cAGGTAGAGAGTTTGTATCTCTGGCAGAACGAGAAGATGCTCTGCTCAGGGATTTGTTTCAGGGGTACCAGCGCTGGGTCAGGCCTGTTCTGCATGCAAACCACACTGTGAAGGTCCGCTTTGGCTTGAAGATTTCTCAGCTAGTGGATGTG GATGAGaaaaaccagctcatgaccactAATGTGTGGCTATGGGAG GAATGGCTGGATTATAAACTGCGTTGGAATCCTGAGAATTATGGTGGCATCACCTCTATCAGAGTCCCATCAGAAAGCATCTGGCTCCCAGACATTGTTTTATACGAGAA TGCTGATGGACGTTTTGAAGGCTCGATTATGACCAAAGCCATTGTGAGGTACAACGGCATGATCACTTGGACCCCCCCTGCCAGCTACAAGTCAGCCTGCACCATGGATGTGACGTTCTTCCCATTTGATCGCCAGAACTGCTCTATGAAGTTTGGCTCTTGGACATACGACGGAAACATGGTTGAACTAGTGCTCGTCAACCAGCAGGTGGACCGAAGCGACTTCTTTGATAACGGCGAATGGGAGATTCTCAGTGCAACTGGGGTCAGAGGAAGCCGACGAGACGGCCGCTTCTTCTACCCGTACATCACATATTCGTTCATCCTGAAACGTCTTCCTCTCTTCTACACACTCTTCCTTATTTTTCCATGCTTGGGCTTGTCCTTCCTAACCGTGCTGGTCTTCTACCTTCCCTCCGACGAAGGGGAAAAAGTCTCCCTCTCCACCTCCGTCCTGGTGTCTCTCACCGTTTTCCTCCTCGTTATCGAGGAGATCATTCCTTCTTCCTCTAAGGTTATCCCACTGATTGGGGAGTACCTACTTTTTATCATGATCTTTGTCACTCTGTCCATCATCGTGACAGTGTTTGTCATCAACGTACACCACCGCTCCTCTGCTACTTACCACCCCATGTCTCCATGGGTGCGTACGCTGTTCCTCCAGCGACTGCCACATTTGCTGTGCATGAGGGGGAACAACGACCGCTACCACTACCCAGAGCTGGAGCCCCACAGCCCTGACCTGAAGCCCAGGAACAAGAAAGGCCCTGAAGGAGAAGGTCAAGCTCTGATTAATTTGCTGGAGCAAGCCACCAACTCGGTTCGCTACATCTCAAGTCACATTAAGAAGGAGCATTTTATTAGAGAG GTAGTACAGGACTGGAAGTTTGTGGCTCAGGTGCTGGACAGGATCTTTCTGTGGGCATTCCTCACTGTATCTGTGCTTGGCACCATCCTCATCTTTACACCTGCAGTGACGATGTTCCTGAGCACACCCCCACCTCCTTCTCCATGA
- the chrnb3b gene encoding neuronal acetylcholine receptor subunit beta-3b isoform X2: MTLAVIGLFTLFTSIIGTTPGREFVSLAEREDALLRDLFQGYQRWVRPVLHANHTVKVRFGLKISQLVDVDEKNQLMTTNVWLWEEWLDYKLRWNPENYGGITSIRVPSESIWLPDIVLYENADGRFEGSIMTKAIVRYNGMITWTPPASYKSACTMDVTFFPFDRQNCSMKFGSWTYDGNMVELVLVNQQVDRSDFFDNGEWEILSATGVRGSRRDGRFFYPYITYSFILKRLPLFYTLFLIFPCLGLSFLTVLVFYLPSDEGEKVSLSTSVLVSLTVFLLVIEEIIPSSSKVIPLIGEYLLFIMIFVTLSIIVTVFVINVHHRSSATYHPMSPWVRTLFLQRLPHLLCMRGNNDRYHYPELEPHSPDLKPRNKKGPEGEGQALINLLEQATNSVRYISSHIKKEHFIREVVQDWKFVAQVLDRIFLWAFLTVSVLGTILIFTPAVTMFLSTPPPPSP, encoded by the exons ATGACGTTGGCAGTCATTGGTCTTTTCACCCTGTTTACCAGCATCATCGGCACCACGCCTG GTAGAGAGTTTGTATCTCTGGCAGAACGAGAAGATGCTCTGCTCAGGGATTTGTTTCAGGGGTACCAGCGCTGGGTCAGGCCTGTTCTGCATGCAAACCACACTGTGAAGGTCCGCTTTGGCTTGAAGATTTCTCAGCTAGTGGATGTG GATGAGaaaaaccagctcatgaccactAATGTGTGGCTATGGGAG GAATGGCTGGATTATAAACTGCGTTGGAATCCTGAGAATTATGGTGGCATCACCTCTATCAGAGTCCCATCAGAAAGCATCTGGCTCCCAGACATTGTTTTATACGAGAA TGCTGATGGACGTTTTGAAGGCTCGATTATGACCAAAGCCATTGTGAGGTACAACGGCATGATCACTTGGACCCCCCCTGCCAGCTACAAGTCAGCCTGCACCATGGATGTGACGTTCTTCCCATTTGATCGCCAGAACTGCTCTATGAAGTTTGGCTCTTGGACATACGACGGAAACATGGTTGAACTAGTGCTCGTCAACCAGCAGGTGGACCGAAGCGACTTCTTTGATAACGGCGAATGGGAGATTCTCAGTGCAACTGGGGTCAGAGGAAGCCGACGAGACGGCCGCTTCTTCTACCCGTACATCACATATTCGTTCATCCTGAAACGTCTTCCTCTCTTCTACACACTCTTCCTTATTTTTCCATGCTTGGGCTTGTCCTTCCTAACCGTGCTGGTCTTCTACCTTCCCTCCGACGAAGGGGAAAAAGTCTCCCTCTCCACCTCCGTCCTGGTGTCTCTCACCGTTTTCCTCCTCGTTATCGAGGAGATCATTCCTTCTTCCTCTAAGGTTATCCCACTGATTGGGGAGTACCTACTTTTTATCATGATCTTTGTCACTCTGTCCATCATCGTGACAGTGTTTGTCATCAACGTACACCACCGCTCCTCTGCTACTTACCACCCCATGTCTCCATGGGTGCGTACGCTGTTCCTCCAGCGACTGCCACATTTGCTGTGCATGAGGGGGAACAACGACCGCTACCACTACCCAGAGCTGGAGCCCCACAGCCCTGACCTGAAGCCCAGGAACAAGAAAGGCCCTGAAGGAGAAGGTCAAGCTCTGATTAATTTGCTGGAGCAAGCCACCAACTCGGTTCGCTACATCTCAAGTCACATTAAGAAGGAGCATTTTATTAGAGAG GTAGTACAGGACTGGAAGTTTGTGGCTCAGGTGCTGGACAGGATCTTTCTGTGGGCATTCCTCACTGTATCTGTGCTTGGCACCATCCTCATCTTTACACCTGCAGTGACGATGTTCCTGAGCACACCCCCACCTCCTTCTCCATGA
- the itga6l gene encoding integrin alpha-6 isoform X2 yields the protein MCSRFLCRLLIGAPRAKALPVQNANISGGLYKCKFTTQSDECERIPVDMEARPKDRIGVDYRENQWLGVSVRSQGRGGKVVTCAHRYQDWSFTNQRVLGRCFVLEQDLKLVTDEVSTRSFCRNREPEKHKFGYCQQGLSVAFSKDSKYLVYGAPGAYDWKGTVHMEPVDDFSLETYETGDDNQHKHELIPVDISSFLGFALDTGMNLMNKGELNVVAGAPRSFHSGEVLLLRPEEKAGSRNLKAEHILQGPGLASSFGYDLAVLDLNADGWDDIVVGAPEFCEKNMDEDVGGAVYVYINQAKGQQWNQIKPVCLYGKRDSMFGLAVAHIGDINQDGYQDFAVSAPNEDTGRGRVYIYHGSAAGFHQKPAVLDARDHGIKLFGYSVAGNMDMDGNGYPDLAVGSLSDTVLVYRTKPVVNVEKTLILTPNNIDFKAQDCKRNPCIITARSCFSYTAQPPTYNPKLRIEYKLKADTVRRERGLPSRVVFVNSDAGQGDRELPGQGKQECVQTKLRLLGDIQDKLTSISISLSVSLPSDNPKQTIRNLPDLEPVLNTLQENTTKAEVTFMNAGCGSDNICQSNLQLQYSFCTKDQQQEKCEPLAMENGVAVISPGDENVALEVTVTNRGGEDAHQSQLSVTFPEFLHLSSVMPKKNSETQVHCSANEHKTQADCQLGNPFKRDSEVSFFLILNTERLSVRVTGANVTMSLKTISIQDIPIVVAEAKIIFELHLNITGLAKPSQLFFGGEVRNEKMKSEDDIGSLVQYEFRIINTGRPLKSFGSAVLNIQWPNATNEGKRLLYLVQISDRGKNIIHCTPSEAINPLRFIKASSRGRRELEHKQELKALASTTEFFPFLGNKRKYKTLTCADLKCVEIKCPLEAVDSTSGVVLHARLWNNTFLEEYNSLNYLDIVLDASLTLNGTQGNIGIQPSNTKVKLTVFRERKPALLSRVPWWVILLSILTALLLLALLFYLLWKFECFNCGMCAKEKNVY from the exons ATTGCTGATTGGAGCGCCTCGTGCTAAAGCATTGCCCGTCCAAAATGCCAATATATCTGGAGGACTGtacaaatgcaaattcacaaCACAATCTGATGAATGTGAACGCATTCCTGTGGATATGGAAG CTCGTCCTAAAGATAGGATAGGAGTAGACTACAGAGAAAACCAATGGCTTGGTGTTAGTGTCCGAAGTCAGGGACGAGGAGGCAAAGTAGTG ACTTGTGCCCACAGGTACCAGGACTGGAGTTTTACCAATCAGCGGGTATTGGGCAGATGTTTTGTACTGGAACAGGACCTTAAATTGGTGACAGATGAAGTGAGCACACGATCATTTTGTAGGAATCGGGAACCAGAAAAGCATAAGTTTGGATACTGTCAACAGGGTCTCTCTGTAGCATTTTCCAAAGACAGTAAATATCTTGTTTATGGAGCTCCAGGAGCCTATGACTGGAAAG GCACTGTGCACATGGAGCCTGTAGATGACTTCTCTCTGGAGACCTATGAAACAGGAGATGATAATCAACATAAACACGAGCTTATTCCTGTGGACATCAGCAGCTTTTTAG GCTTTGCTTTAGATACTGGGATGAACCTTATGAATAAGGGAGAGCTAAATGTTGTGGCGGGAGCTCCGCGCTCATTCCACAGCGGGGAGGTTTTGTTGCTAAGACCAGAAGAAAAGGCAGGATCAAGGAACTTGAAAGCTGAACACATTCTTCAAGGTCCAGGTTTGGCCTCCTCCTTTGGTTATGACCTTGCTGTTCTTGACTTAAACGCAGATGG GTGGGATGACATTGTTGTGGGTGCACCTGAATTCTGTGAGAAAAACATGGATGAAGATGTAGGAGGGGCTGTGTACGTTTACATCAACCAAGCTAAAGGACAACAATGGAACCAAATCAAACCAGTGTGTCTGTACGGCAAAAGAGACTCCATGTTTGGACTAGCAGTGGCGCACATTGGGGATATCAATCAAGATGGATACCAAG ATTTTGCAGTGAGCGCTCCCAATGAGGATACAGGGAGAGGTCGAGTGTACATATATCATGGTTCAGCTGCAGGCTTTCATCAAAAACCAGCG GTTTTAGATGCTAGAGACCATGGTATCAAACTGTTTGGCTATTCCGTGGCTGGAAACATGGATATGGACGGTAACGGCTATCCAGACCTTGCTGTGGGTTCACTTTCAGATACTGTGCTGGTTTACAG GACTAAACCAGTGGTAAATGTAGAAAAGACCTTGATATTAACACCAAATAATATTGACTTCAAGGCACAGGACTGCAAGAGAAATCCATG CATTATTACAGCTAGGTCCTGTTTCAGTTATACTGCCCAGCCACCTACATACAATCCCAAACTGA GGATTGAGTACAAGCTGAAGGCTGATACAGTGCGCAGAGAGAGGGGTCTTCCTTCGCGAGTGGTCTTTGTGAATTCTGATGCTGGGCAGGGAGACCGGGAACTGCCTGGCCAGGGCAAACAAGAGTGTGTCCAGACCAAGCTCAGGCTGCTG GGAGATATCCAGGACAAGCTGACCAGCATTTCCATCAGCCTATCTGTTTCTTTGCCATCTGACAATCCAAAACAGACCATCAGGAACCTCCCTGACTTAGAGCCAGTTCTGAACACTCTACAGGAAAACACAACCAAAGCAGAG GTCACCTTTATGAATGCTGGCTGTGGAAGTGACAACATCTGCCAGAGTAACCTGCAGCTCCAGTATAGCTTCTGCACCAAAGACCAACAACAAGAAAAATGTGAACCGCTGGCCAT GGAAAATGGTGTTGCTGTCATTTCTCCTGGTGATGAGAACGTTGCCCTGGAGGTCACTGTAACCAACAGAGGTGGAGAAGATGCACACCAGAGTCAACTCTCTGTGACGTTTCCAGAATTTCTGCACCTATCATCAGTCATGCCAAAGAAGAATAGT GAAACCCAGGTGCATTGTAGCGCCAATGAACATAAAACACAGGCTGACTGCCAACTTGGAAATCCTTTTAAAAGAGACTCTGAG GTTTCATTCTTCCTGATACTAAACACGGAAAGGCTTTCCGTGAGAGTGACAGGTGCTAACGTGACTATGTCCCTTAAAAC GATCAGCATTCAAGATATTCCAATAGTTGTTGCAGAAGCTAAAATTATCTTTGAACTGCATCTGAACATTACTGG TCTTGCTAAACCTTCCCAGTTGTTCTTTGGAGGAGAAGTGAGAAATGAGAAAATGAAATCAGAAGATGACATTGGCTCTTTGGTCCAGTATGAGTTCAGG ATTATTAACACTGGTCGACCTCTGAAGTCCTTCGGTTCTGCAGTGCTGAACATTCAGTGGCCAAATGCAACCAATGAGGGAAAAAGGCTCCTGTACCTTGTGCAAATCAGTGATCGAGGAAAGAACATTATTCACTGCACACCATCAGAAGCTATAAACCCACTCAGGTTTATCAAG GCGTCATCCAGAGGAAGGCGTGAACTAGAGCATAAACAAGAGCTGAAGGCTCTTGCCTCCACTACtgaattttttccatttttgggcaataaaagaaagtataaaactCTG ACTTGTGCAGACTTAAAATGTGTGGAGATAAAGTGCCCTCTTGAGGCAGTGGACAGCACTTCAGGCGTTGTTCTTCATGCTCGCTTATGGAACAATACTTTTCTCGAG GAGTATAACTCATTGAACTACTTGGATATTGTACTGGATGCATCTCTGACACTTAATGGGACTCAGGGGAATATTGGGATTCAGCCATCCAATACCAAG GTGAAGCTAACTGTTTTTCGTGAAAGAAAGCCTGCTTTGCTCAGTCGAGTCCCATGGTGGGTCATTCTGCTCAGCATACTGACAGCACTGCTGTTACTAGCTTTGCTTTTCTACCTGTTATGGAAG TTTGAATGCTTCAATTGTGGAATGTGTGCCAAAGAGAAGAACGTTTATTAA
- the itga6l gene encoding integrin alpha-6 isoform X1 produces MCSRFLCSPYPAPERSIIMLFSQWGLLLTVWMLRPSQFSAFNLDTQNVIKRRGEADTLFGFSMEMHHQLKPTEERILLIGAPRAKALPVQNANISGGLYKCKFTTQSDECERIPVDMEARPKDRIGVDYRENQWLGVSVRSQGRGGKVVTCAHRYQDWSFTNQRVLGRCFVLEQDLKLVTDEVSTRSFCRNREPEKHKFGYCQQGLSVAFSKDSKYLVYGAPGAYDWKGTVHMEPVDDFSLETYETGDDNQHKHELIPVDISSFLGFALDTGMNLMNKGELNVVAGAPRSFHSGEVLLLRPEEKAGSRNLKAEHILQGPGLASSFGYDLAVLDLNADGWDDIVVGAPEFCEKNMDEDVGGAVYVYINQAKGQQWNQIKPVCLYGKRDSMFGLAVAHIGDINQDGYQDFAVSAPNEDTGRGRVYIYHGSAAGFHQKPAVLDARDHGIKLFGYSVAGNMDMDGNGYPDLAVGSLSDTVLVYRTKPVVNVEKTLILTPNNIDFKAQDCKRNPCIITARSCFSYTAQPPTYNPKLRIEYKLKADTVRRERGLPSRVVFVNSDAGQGDRELPGQGKQECVQTKLRLLGDIQDKLTSISISLSVSLPSDNPKQTIRNLPDLEPVLNTLQENTTKAEVTFMNAGCGSDNICQSNLQLQYSFCTKDQQQEKCEPLAMENGVAVISPGDENVALEVTVTNRGGEDAHQSQLSVTFPEFLHLSSVMPKKNSETQVHCSANEHKTQADCQLGNPFKRDSEVSFFLILNTERLSVRVTGANVTMSLKTISIQDIPIVVAEAKIIFELHLNITGLAKPSQLFFGGEVRNEKMKSEDDIGSLVQYEFRIINTGRPLKSFGSAVLNIQWPNATNEGKRLLYLVQISDRGKNIIHCTPSEAINPLRFIKASSRGRRELEHKQELKALASTTEFFPFLGNKRKYKTLTCADLKCVEIKCPLEAVDSTSGVVLHARLWNNTFLEEYNSLNYLDIVLDASLTLNGTQGNIGIQPSNTKVKLTVFRERKPALLSRVPWWVILLSILTALLLLALLFYLLWKFECFNCGMCAKEKNVY; encoded by the exons ATTGCTGATTGGAGCGCCTCGTGCTAAAGCATTGCCCGTCCAAAATGCCAATATATCTGGAGGACTGtacaaatgcaaattcacaaCACAATCTGATGAATGTGAACGCATTCCTGTGGATATGGAAG CTCGTCCTAAAGATAGGATAGGAGTAGACTACAGAGAAAACCAATGGCTTGGTGTTAGTGTCCGAAGTCAGGGACGAGGAGGCAAAGTAGTG ACTTGTGCCCACAGGTACCAGGACTGGAGTTTTACCAATCAGCGGGTATTGGGCAGATGTTTTGTACTGGAACAGGACCTTAAATTGGTGACAGATGAAGTGAGCACACGATCATTTTGTAGGAATCGGGAACCAGAAAAGCATAAGTTTGGATACTGTCAACAGGGTCTCTCTGTAGCATTTTCCAAAGACAGTAAATATCTTGTTTATGGAGCTCCAGGAGCCTATGACTGGAAAG GCACTGTGCACATGGAGCCTGTAGATGACTTCTCTCTGGAGACCTATGAAACAGGAGATGATAATCAACATAAACACGAGCTTATTCCTGTGGACATCAGCAGCTTTTTAG GCTTTGCTTTAGATACTGGGATGAACCTTATGAATAAGGGAGAGCTAAATGTTGTGGCGGGAGCTCCGCGCTCATTCCACAGCGGGGAGGTTTTGTTGCTAAGACCAGAAGAAAAGGCAGGATCAAGGAACTTGAAAGCTGAACACATTCTTCAAGGTCCAGGTTTGGCCTCCTCCTTTGGTTATGACCTTGCTGTTCTTGACTTAAACGCAGATGG GTGGGATGACATTGTTGTGGGTGCACCTGAATTCTGTGAGAAAAACATGGATGAAGATGTAGGAGGGGCTGTGTACGTTTACATCAACCAAGCTAAAGGACAACAATGGAACCAAATCAAACCAGTGTGTCTGTACGGCAAAAGAGACTCCATGTTTGGACTAGCAGTGGCGCACATTGGGGATATCAATCAAGATGGATACCAAG ATTTTGCAGTGAGCGCTCCCAATGAGGATACAGGGAGAGGTCGAGTGTACATATATCATGGTTCAGCTGCAGGCTTTCATCAAAAACCAGCG GTTTTAGATGCTAGAGACCATGGTATCAAACTGTTTGGCTATTCCGTGGCTGGAAACATGGATATGGACGGTAACGGCTATCCAGACCTTGCTGTGGGTTCACTTTCAGATACTGTGCTGGTTTACAG GACTAAACCAGTGGTAAATGTAGAAAAGACCTTGATATTAACACCAAATAATATTGACTTCAAGGCACAGGACTGCAAGAGAAATCCATG CATTATTACAGCTAGGTCCTGTTTCAGTTATACTGCCCAGCCACCTACATACAATCCCAAACTGA GGATTGAGTACAAGCTGAAGGCTGATACAGTGCGCAGAGAGAGGGGTCTTCCTTCGCGAGTGGTCTTTGTGAATTCTGATGCTGGGCAGGGAGACCGGGAACTGCCTGGCCAGGGCAAACAAGAGTGTGTCCAGACCAAGCTCAGGCTGCTG GGAGATATCCAGGACAAGCTGACCAGCATTTCCATCAGCCTATCTGTTTCTTTGCCATCTGACAATCCAAAACAGACCATCAGGAACCTCCCTGACTTAGAGCCAGTTCTGAACACTCTACAGGAAAACACAACCAAAGCAGAG GTCACCTTTATGAATGCTGGCTGTGGAAGTGACAACATCTGCCAGAGTAACCTGCAGCTCCAGTATAGCTTCTGCACCAAAGACCAACAACAAGAAAAATGTGAACCGCTGGCCAT GGAAAATGGTGTTGCTGTCATTTCTCCTGGTGATGAGAACGTTGCCCTGGAGGTCACTGTAACCAACAGAGGTGGAGAAGATGCACACCAGAGTCAACTCTCTGTGACGTTTCCAGAATTTCTGCACCTATCATCAGTCATGCCAAAGAAGAATAGT GAAACCCAGGTGCATTGTAGCGCCAATGAACATAAAACACAGGCTGACTGCCAACTTGGAAATCCTTTTAAAAGAGACTCTGAG GTTTCATTCTTCCTGATACTAAACACGGAAAGGCTTTCCGTGAGAGTGACAGGTGCTAACGTGACTATGTCCCTTAAAAC GATCAGCATTCAAGATATTCCAATAGTTGTTGCAGAAGCTAAAATTATCTTTGAACTGCATCTGAACATTACTGG TCTTGCTAAACCTTCCCAGTTGTTCTTTGGAGGAGAAGTGAGAAATGAGAAAATGAAATCAGAAGATGACATTGGCTCTTTGGTCCAGTATGAGTTCAGG ATTATTAACACTGGTCGACCTCTGAAGTCCTTCGGTTCTGCAGTGCTGAACATTCAGTGGCCAAATGCAACCAATGAGGGAAAAAGGCTCCTGTACCTTGTGCAAATCAGTGATCGAGGAAAGAACATTATTCACTGCACACCATCAGAAGCTATAAACCCACTCAGGTTTATCAAG GCGTCATCCAGAGGAAGGCGTGAACTAGAGCATAAACAAGAGCTGAAGGCTCTTGCCTCCACTACtgaattttttccatttttgggcaataaaagaaagtataaaactCTG ACTTGTGCAGACTTAAAATGTGTGGAGATAAAGTGCCCTCTTGAGGCAGTGGACAGCACTTCAGGCGTTGTTCTTCATGCTCGCTTATGGAACAATACTTTTCTCGAG GAGTATAACTCATTGAACTACTTGGATATTGTACTGGATGCATCTCTGACACTTAATGGGACTCAGGGGAATATTGGGATTCAGCCATCCAATACCAAG GTGAAGCTAACTGTTTTTCGTGAAAGAAAGCCTGCTTTGCTCAGTCGAGTCCCATGGTGGGTCATTCTGCTCAGCATACTGACAGCACTGCTGTTACTAGCTTTGCTTTTCTACCTGTTATGGAAG TTTGAATGCTTCAATTGTGGAATGTGTGCCAAAGAGAAGAACGTTTATTAA